GTTACGTTTGCCTGCGAGGTTAAGATGAAAAGTCGGAGCCGGAGCGAAAGCGAGTCTGAACAGGGCGAATGAGTAGGCAGATGTAGACCCGAAACCAAGTGACCTACCCATGACCAGGTTGAAGGTGTGGTGAAACACACTGGAGGACCGAACCCATGTATGTTGAAAAATGCTGGGATGAGTTGTGGGTAGCGGTGAAATTCCAAACGAACTTGGAGATAGCTGGTTCTCTCCGAAATAGCTTTAGGGTTAGCCTCGGAGGATGGATCATGGAGGTAGAGCACTGTTTGAACTAGGGGCCCATCAAGGGTTACTGAATTCAGATAAACTCCGAATACCATCGATCTTACTCCGGGAGTCAGACAGTGAGCGATAAGGTCCATTGTCGAAAGGGGAACAGCCCAGATCACCAGTTAAGGTCCCTAAATTTATGCTAAGTGGAAAAGGATGTGGCGTTGCACAGACAACTAGGATGTTGGCTCAGAAGCAGCCACCATTTAAAGAGTGCGTAATAGCTCACTAGTCGAGTGGCACTGCGCCGAAAATATACCGGGGCTAAGCATAATACCGAAACTGTGGGTGCACCCGTAAGGGTGCGCGGTAGGAGAGCGTTCTAAGGGCGTTGAAGGTCGATCGTGAGGACGGCTGGAGCGCTTAGAAGTGAGAATGCCGGCATGAGTAGCGAAAGATCAGTGAGAATCTGATCCACCGTATGACTAAGGTTTCCTGGGGAAGGCTCGTCCTCCCAGGGTTAGTCGGGATCTAAGGCGAGGCCGCAAGGCGTAGTCGATGACAAGCAGGTTGAGATTCCTGCACTAGTTTATTTTGTTTAAGCGATGGAGGGACGCAGGAGGCTAAGGAAAGCGCACGGCTGGAAAAGTGCGTCCAAGCCGCAAGTCTGGTGGCGAGTGAAATGCTTGCGACCATAAGGACAAGCGGTGATGGGGAGCGAAATTAAAGTAGCGAAGTTCCTGATGTCACACTGCCAAGAAAAGCTTCTAGTGAGAAATAAACTACCCGTACCGCAAACCGACACAGGTAGTCGAGGAGAGTATCCTCAGGTGAGCGAGCGAACTCTCGTTAAGGAACTCGGCAAAATGACCCCGTAACTTCGGAAGAAGGGGTGCTGACCGCAAGGTCAGCCGCAGTGAATAGGCCCAAACAACTGTTTATCAAAAACACAGGTCTCTGCTAAATCGAAAGATGATGTATAGGGGCTGACGCCTGCCCGGTGCTGGAAGGTTAAGAGGATGAGTTAGCGCAAGCGAAGCCCAGAATTGAAGCCCCAGTAAACGGCGGCCGTAACTATAACGGTCCTAAGGTAGCGAAATTCCTTGTCGGGTAAGTTCCGACCCGCACGAAAGGCGTAATGATTTGGGCACTGTCTCAACGAGAGACTCGGTGAAATTATAGTACCCGTGAAGATGCGGGTTACCCGCGACAGGACGGAAAGACCCCATGGAGCTTTACTGTAGCTTGATATTGAGTGTTGGTACCGCTTGTACAGGATAGGTAGGAGCCGTAGAGATCGGAACGCTAGTTTCGATGGAGGCGTTGGTGGGATACTACCCTAGCTGTATGAACACTCTAACCCGCGCCACTGATCGTGACGGGAGACAGTGTCAGGTAGGCAGTTTGACTGGGGCGGTCGCCTCCTAAAATGTAACGGAGGCGCCCAAAGGTTCCCTCAGAATGGTTGGAAATCATTCGCAGAGTGTAAAGGTAGAAGGGAGCTTGACTGCGAGACTGACAAGTCGAGCAGGGACGAAAGTCGGGCTTAGTGATCCGGTGGTTCCGTATGGAAGGGCCATCGCTCAACGGATAAAAGCTACCCTGGGGATAACAGGCTTATCTCCCCCAAGAGTCCACATCGACGGGGAGGTTTGGCACCTCGATGTCGGCTCATCGCATCCTGGGGCTGTAGTCGGTCCCAAGGGTTGGGCTGTTCGCCCATTAAAGCGGTACGCGAGCTGGGTTCAGAACGTCGTGAGACAGTTCGGTCCCTATCCGTCGCGGGCGCAGGAAATTTGAGAGGAGCTGTCCTTAGTACGAGAGGACCGGGATGGACGTTCCGCTGGTGTACCAGTTGTGCCGCCAGGCGCATCGCTGGGTAGCTATGAACGGAAGGGATAAACGCTGAAAGCATCTAAGTGTGAAGCCCCCCTCGAGATGAGATTTCCCATTCCTATATGGAAGTAAGACCCCTGAGAGATGATCAGGTAGATAGGCTGGAAGTGGAAGTGCAGCGATGCATGGAGCGGACCAGTACTAATCGGTCGAGGACTTAACCAAGTAGAGCGTGAGCAGGAGCGCTTAGAAACCGGAGCATAAGCGGGCCTGAGTTCGTTGGCCGGGTTTTGGCCAATGGATTCAGGGTTCTTATGTGGAGGTTTCTGCGACTGCGAACGCGTTTCGATGAAATACACTGGTTCCCGACAACACAAAAACAACAATGATAGCCAGTTTTGAGAGCGCAAAGTTCTCATAAGTGTGGTGGCGATAGCAAGAAGGATACACCTGTTCCCATGCCGAACACAGAAGTTAAGCTTCTTCACGCCGAGAGTAGTTGGTGGGAAACTGCCTGCGAGGGTAGGAAGCTGCCACGCTTACATATGGAGGATTAGCTCAGTTGGGAGAGCGTCTGCCTTACAAGCAGAGGGTCACAGGTTCGAGCCCTGTATCCTCCATTGAGCCGTTAGCTCAGTTGGTAGAGCAACTGACTTTTAATCAGTGGGTCGACAGTTCGAGCCTGTCACGGCTCAGAGAATTATTGGTTTTAAATGGCGGCTCAAGTCGATATTTTTGCCGACTTAGCTCAGTTGGTAGAGCATCTGTCTTGTAAACAGGGGGTCGAAGGTTCGAATCCTTTAGTCGGCATGGCACCAATAATTTGATAAGCTTTTTGTTTCATGCGGAAGTAGTTCAGTGGTAGAACATCACCTTGCCATGGTGGGGGTCGCGGGTTCGAATCCCGTCTTCCGCTTTCCAAACGCAGTGCCGAGGGTGCGTTTGGTCGAAAGATTCCTCGGTATTATCATGATTTGCACCCATAGCGCAATTGGATAGAGTGTCTGACTACGAATCAGAAGGTTGTAGGTTCGACTCCTACTGGGTGCATTTGACGGGAAATAGCTCAGCTTGGTAGAGCACCTGGTTTGGGACCAGGGGGTCGCAGGTTCGAATCCTGTTTTCCCGATTGGACGCTAGTCCATATGGTTTTTTCGCGGTGTAGCTCAGCTGGCTAGAGCGTCCGGTTCATACCCGGGAGGTCGAGGGTTCGATCCCCCCCGCCGCGATTGAGCTTGGACCTTTAGCTCAGTTGGTTAGAGCAGACGGCTCATAACCGTCCGGTCGTAGGTTCGAGCCCTACAAGGTCCATCTTTACAGGGTGGTCACTGTTCGGTATAATCGATTTGTTACTGTTATCGCGGGATGGAGCAGTTCGGTAGCTCGTCGGGCTCATAACCCGAAGGTCGCAGGTTCAAATCCTGCTCCCGCAATTATATGGTTCCATGGTCTAGTTGGTTAGGACGCCTGCCTGTCACGCAGGAGATCACGGGTTCGAGTCCCGTTGGGACCGTTTGCGGCTCGGTAGCTCAGTCGGTAGAGCAATGCATTGAAGCTGCATGTGTCGGCAGTTCGATTCTGTCCCGAGCCATTTTCATAATCACCCTTATGCGGGTGTAGTTTAGTGGTAAAACCACAGCCTTCCAAGCTGTTGTCGCGAGTTCGATTCTCGTCACCCGCTGCGATTATGATATGGGCCTATAGCTCAGTTGGTTAGAGCGCACGCTTGATAAGCGTGAGGTCGGTGGTTCAAGTCCACCTAGGCCCATTGTTCCATTAGTTTTATATTGCACATGGAGAAGTACTCAAGTGGCTGAAGAGGCGCCCCTGCTAAGGGTGTAGACCGGGAAACTGGTGCGAGGGTTCAAATCCCTCCTTCTCCGTTGTGGCCCGTTGGTCAAGTGGTTAAGACACCGCCCTTTCACGGCGGTAACATGGGTTCAAATCCCGTACGGGTCATGGTTAGATGGAGAATTACCCAAGTCTGGCTGAAGGGAACGGTCTTGAAAACCGTCAGGTGGGCGTAAGTCCACGCGAGGGTTCGAATCCCTCATTCTCCTTTATTATTATCGCGGGATGGAGCAGTTCGGTAGCTCGTCGGGCTCATAACCCGAAGGTCGCAGGTTCAAATCCTGCTCCCGCAATTACATGGTTCCATGGTCTAGTTGGTTAGGACGCCTGCCTGTCACGCAGGAGATCACGGGTTCGAGTCCCGTTGGAACCGTCCCCCTCTAATTGAGGGGAACATCAACTTCATAAAAACGATCTAAATGGCTCGGTAGCTCAGTCGGTAGAGCAATGCATTGAAGCTGCATGTGTCGGCGGTTCGATTCCGTCCCGCGCCATTATGGAGGAGTAGCGAAGAGGCTAAACGCGGCGGACTGTAAATCCGCTCCTTCGGGTTCATAGGTTCGAATCCTATCTCCTCCATTTATAGGGATATAGTTTAATGGTAGAACTACGGTCTCCAAAACCGTCAGTGTGGGTTCAACTCCTACTATCCCTGCTTATCATGGCGGTATTGGTGAAGCGGTTAACACACCGGTTTGTGGCACCGGCATACGTGGGTTCGATCCCCACATACCGCCCTTTTACTGGGGTATAGCCAAGCGGTAAGGCAACGGACTTTGACTCCGTCATGCGCTGGTTCGAATCCAGCTACCCCAATTTTCTCCAACTGCCATAGGAGAAACGCGCTTAACTTGATGAATATGGCGGTGTAGCCAAGCGGTAAGGCATGGGTCTGCAAAACCTTGATCGTCGGTTCGATTCCGATCACCGCCTTATCTTGCGGTTAACGCCCAGCAAGAGAGTGCCATTTTACATTATGCCGGTGTGGCGGAATTGGCAGACGCGCGGGATTCAAAATCCCGTTCCAGCAATGGAGTATCGGTTCGACCCCGATCACCGGTATATTGGCCCCTTTTAGGGGCTTTTTTAGTGCTCAGAAATGGCTTTAAACCGGCATTATTGCATTTATCTGAACTCCGAAAAACCCCTAAAAAATATAATCCATCGAACCACATCGAACCAAATAGCCTGAAATTGCGATTTTTTAGGAAAATGGTTCGTGATCTAAAATTGAATGTGTGCTGTAGGCCTTGCGGCAGTTGACATTGATCCGTGTTCTCTGGTTCGATTTTGAGTCACAATACATTCAGTGCTTTCTCGTCTTGCTTCTGTGTCATCGCGTCCAGTAGATGCGTATAGATCTTGGTGGTAATGCCGACGTTCTCGTGTCCGAGGCGGTGTGATACGTATTGAATATCAAGACCTTTATAAAGCAGGTAGCTGCCATGCGTGTGCCGCAATCCGTGGAAACCGAACCCAGGACGCTCAATACCGAGATGTTTGAGAGCACGGCGAAGTTCCTTGTTGACACCGTTACTATATATTGGCAAGCCGGTCGGCCCAAGAAATAGTAAATGGTACGGATTGCTAATCGCTTTTATTTTATCAGCCAATATGAGCTTATGGAGGCTAGCGATAAGAACTGGACTTACTTTGATGGTACGAACACTCGAAGGAGTTTTGGTCGGACCGAAGACTTCTTCACGGTCTGGCCAGCTACCATCAGCGCCGCGAATGACAAACCTGTACTTGAAGGTCTTGTCGATACTGATGGTGCTCTTCTTCTCATCAATATCTTCCCACGTTAAGCCACCAATTTCTCCAAGCCGAGCGCCAGAGTATATGGCCGTTTGAACCATCATGAGAGCAATTCGTTGCGGGTTGGCAAATTGATCAACATAATCTCGCAGTTTCTCGAACTGATCAGCTTCAAGAAATTTTGTGTCTTCTGATCTGCCTGCGGTACCACCCAGTTCTGCATGAGCGGCATAATCGCGCCTAATCAAGCCTTCGTCTGCTGCGGCCATAATTGCTTGATGAGCGTGTGAATGTAGCTTCTGGACTGATTGCCTTGCGTGCTTGTGGCCGTAACCGTCATCAATATAGTTGTTAATAAACTGTTGATAAACCATGCGCGTTAAGTCAATTAATTTAAGGTCTTTGAAGTAGTTTCTGATGATTGTACCCGAAGTTGCATACTTGGTCATCGTCAGTTCGGACACAGAACGTATCTTATACGTATGCAACCACTTGTCATACCAATCTGCGAAAGTAATCACTGGATCGATTTTTACAGATCCTCCAGTAGAAGTGAGGTACTCTGCCTCAGCAGCCTTAGCTTCTTTTCTTGTTTTGTAAAATGATGTTTTCTGCTTGGAAATACCGTCCACTTTGTATGAATACTGGAATCCCCAAGGCTTACTTTTTCGGTTAGCTCGCTTGAATACCGCCATATTATTGTCCTCCTGTGTTAAAATGTGTATACAAAGAGCCTTATGACTCCGAGTATTTGTTAGGCGTCTACCCGTTCACTTTGGTCGGTGGGGTAGGCGCTTTTTTATTTTGTGTTCAGCCCCACTCTCCGGCTTGCACGGGGACGCCGCTTGCGTGGGGGAAGAAACAAGTCACTGAAGGTTAATGGTGGCATCGTAATCTTTGTTGGCATTGTCGTCTTCCATGTCATCGGTGTCGTAATTTGCACTCCACTTAAGTCGGATAGTCTTTAACGATCTAGGATCATCCATTTTTTCTAGTGCCCAAACGACAGTGCCGTCGCGATCTACATCTTTAGAAATTTGCCCGTCAAAATCATCACCACTAAAGTTGGTGCCATCTACTTGCTGACCGTCAGAAGTTACCAATGTGCCCTGACTCGGGTAGATTGAAATATCACGAGTTGTATGAATTTTAAAGTGAGCGGTGACTAACCCCTGATAGGTTTTCTTACTTGCATCCGTGAATGGTTTGACACGATAAACGGTTACCTTGTCAATTCCAACGGTTGTTCCCGCCCAAGAATTATCAGAATAGCTTACGGGGTATGTTGCCTTGCTTAATACAGATACGTCTTGGTAATTGTAAGTAATCTTTTCTGAGCTGTCTGAAGACCCTTTACTACTAGATGTATTTTGTCCTTTAGCAACAGACACCTTATTGCTACTTGAACTGTTGCTATTAGCAGAACTACTGCAACCAGCCAATGCCAACGCAAGCAACGCAACAGACACTAATACTAGCTTCTTCATGATGAATCCCTCCAAAAAATCCAGCTTTTAACGTCGATCAGGGGTTGGACGTAGCATAATCCTTGGCTAAATTAAAAAATTGCGTTGATAGTATGAATTAATTGAAGATGACGCAGTGTCTTCAAGCCAACTTGGTATTGCCAGGTCATTCATAAACTGAAATAGATTCGCTTCATCAGCTTCTATATCTTTAAAGTACATCGGAATGACAATTGAAAGTGCTCGCTTATTGGCATTGCCCTCAGTTCTACTTTTGGAATAAAAGTTTGAATATTTGAATTTCCCACGATCACCGTTTAGAACATGCGAGCATTCGTGTGCTGCTTGAAAAGCCATCTCGTTTGGCTGATACCAGTTTGAGTTTAGAACAATCAGCCTCAATTCAGTGTTGCAAGTTGGTGGTGTTTCGGAGTTGTCAAAGGGTACCATGCTATAGCTGATTTTGTGGTCATATGCATAGTTGAGAACATTAGCCAGCATTTCATTCATGGTTCTTACCCCTTTTCTTGCGATAACTGTCAAGAATGTAACGGAGAGTTTCCATGTCCTCTTCTGGAATAGGCTTACCTTGATACATAAAAAGATTGTCGTCGGCAAGGTCAGGTGGTTTAACTGATGACTTAGGTGAAGGGTTATCCGTATTCCCCAATAGATAGTCCACAGAAACATGAAGAACGTCTGCAACTGCTTGCAGTTTGTCAGCAGAAGGCTTTGTCTTTTTCCAACGATAAATAGCATTTGTTCCTAAGCCAGCCTTTTCGTTTAATTCCCGAAGGCTCATGGCATGTTCTCTTGAAACTTTTTGTATACGTTCAAACAGTGTCATAAAGGCATTTCTCCTCTATGATGGCCAAAAATTAGCAGATATGTTAAAAATGTCCTTGCAAAGTTTAACATATATGCTTATACTTGGTTCATCAAGTAATAAAGCAGTAACTTAATAACCCTTTACCGGATGAGTTTTGGAAGACGATCACTGGTAAAAAAGGATCAGTAGGTTTATTTGCTATGGGTATATTTTAGCATATTTGCTAAATTGTGCAACTTCTTGATTAATTAATTAAATGTAGGAGGTGAGTACATGGTAAACGTGCAACTCAATTGGACTGCTAATCGTAATGACTGGAAAGGCTATTTATTACATTTGAATTTGTCACAGCTCGAAATTGCTAAATTTCTCGGTATCAGTGATCAGGTAATGGCAATTCTGGTTAAGAAGATGACTGACGGCCAGGGATTAACTGCTAATCAAATCGACAAAGACCGTTGGAAGCGAGCTATCGAATACGTCAAATATAAGCAGTCACAGCAAAAGGAGGCCGTCTAGATATGAACGAACTACAGCATTTTGATTTTAAAGGTCAGCAAGTAAGAACGGTAGTTGTTGATAATGAACCAATGTTTGTCGGTAAGGACATTGCAGAAGTGCTGGGATATAGTAAGCCAGCTAACGCAGTAAACAAATATGTACCCGACAAATTCAAAGGGGTCACCAAATTGATGACCCCCGGTGGAAAACAGGATTTCGTTGTTATTGCCGAACCCGGGCTTTATAAATTAGTTTTCAAATCTGATATGCCAAACGCAGATGAATTTACAGATTGGGTAGCAGAGAAAGTTCTCCCATCAATCCGCAAGCATGGTGCCTACATGACGCCTGAAACGATTGAGAAGGCCATCTATAACCCAGACTTCATTATCAATCTGGCAACGCAGCTAAAGGACGAACAAGCCAAAACAGCGGCACTTACGGCTGATAACGAAACAATGAAGCCTAAAGCGTTGTTTGCAGACGCGGTAGCCACAAGTCACACGACTATCTTAGTTGGTGATCTTGCAAAAGTGCTCAAACAGAACGGCGTTGACATTGGTGCCAAGCGGTTGTTCGCCTGGCTGCGTGAGCAAGGCTATCTGATCAAACGGATTGGTGCCGACTATAACTCACCGACACAACGCGCGATGGAGCTAGGCTTGTTCGAGGTCAAGGAAACGGCGATCAGTCACTCGGACGGCCATGTAACAGTTCAGAAGACCCCAAAGGTTACCGGCAAAGGCCAGCAGTATTTTATCAACAAGTTTCTACAAAAGGAGGCTGTCTAAATGAACGGACGCACACAGGAAAAACTAGAAAATGCCGTTACAGAATTTGTTGTTGCTCAACTGAAGAACAAAGGAAAAAGCCCCGAGATGGTGGCAGCCATCGCGGAGCTCATCGGATCACTTAGCAAGAACTAAATACAGTATATCGGCGCCATTAGCTTGGAGCGAATCAGCATGGCCAACAAATGAATAGGTAATTTTATTTTCCAAGTAAATATTGGAAAAGTCTTCAGCTTTAACAACACTTTTATCCATTCCTAGGCAAACCACTGATTCAAAGTCTGGGATTTCTTCCGTGTTGCCATCGCGGAAATGAACAGTTAGATCCATATCAATCACCTCCTTTCGGGTTTCATTATCCGTCAGGAGGCGATCACAGGAAAGGAGGAAATGCCATGCCGCTAACAAAATTAGATATTCGGCCTATCACGCCTCCAGAAAATTGGCGTATGGATCTTGGCGGTAAGACTTGGACCATCACCGATGTTGCCAAAGAGCTACATCGCAAAGTCGATTATGTCAAAGACAACGTGATAAAGCCGAATCGATTGCAACTTGATGCTGAGCACGGAGGTCCTGTGCGCTGGTCAAAAGGACATGGCAGCCCGTATTTAATCAAAGCACGTGAAATGAGTTACTGGATAGACAAAAACTGGCAGCAGATTCAGAAGGGAGGATGGAGCTGATGCTACAAACGGTATTGTATGTTTTGCTCACGCCAACTGCACCGATATGGCGTTACCTGCTATTGGTAGTGACAGGCGTCATCATCGGCACAACGATCGCAAAGGGATGGAGGCAGTGGATTGAATGAAGCAGAACGTACCATTGGTGATTTGCTGAAAGATCACAACAAATTGACGTTAGACATCATTCGCGGCAACCACACACCAATTGCAAAGATGTTGCTTGCCGAGAATAAGAAGTTGCGTGCACGACTAGCAAAACTAAGGGGATGACGTGATGACCAATGAGGAATACGAACGAATTCTAGCCGAAGCGAACCGCCAGATCGCGGCATATCGCAAGGTTGCCACTGACTATAGGCCCGACAATACTGATTTCCACCAAACGTATGCGATGGGTCAAGAAGATGGGGCACACGCAATCCTATTCATTATCAAACAAGCCATGAAAAAAGCCGCTGGCCCGCACGCCAACGACTGATAGAAAGGAAAATATTATATGTCAGTATTATACGACTTAACAGACAAATTGACCAGTTTGCAACGAATGGCAGAAAGTGGCAACGCTGATCCACAAGCGATTGCTGACACGATGGAAATGGTTGATGGTGACTTTGAAGACAAGGCAGTCGGCTATGTCAAGGTTTACAGATCAATTGAAGCAGACGTCAAAGAAATCGACGCTGAAATCAGGCGTTTGCAAGAACGAAAGACAAGTGCCAAGAAAAACGCTGCGACAATCAAATCACGATTGGCGCAAGCGATGGTTGAAACTGGTCGTGAACACATTCATACACCACTGTTCAGCATTTACACACGCAGAACAATGAGCGTGGAAGCACCAGAAGACCCGAATAAGTTGCCACCAGAGTTCATTAAGACAACGTTGATGGTCAACAAAGCTGACTTGAAGAAAGCACTACAAGCTGGCCGCGAGGTACCAAACGCGCGACTGGTTGAGAACATCGGACTGGGGGTGCGGTAGATGATGGTTGATAAAGAGACTTGGCTGGATGTTGACGGATATGAAGGCTTATATAAGGTTAGTAGCCTTGGAAACGTATCGACCACAAGGCGCCAAGGAACAACGGGAAAACCATTGAAACCAATTCTTGAGAACACCGGTTATTTTAGTGTTCGTCTGTGCAAATATGGACACACTAAAAAATACTATGTACATCGATTAGTCGCTGCCGCTTTTCTTGGATTCTATCCATTAATGCAAGTCAATCACAAGAATGAAGTCAGAAATGACAATCGTATTTCCAACTTAGAATGGGTGACACCTAAAAATAATTGCAATTATGGCAACCACAACTCACGAATGGCAGCAACTAATCGGGGCGGTAAAAAATGGGTTATTCAATATGATTTAAAAGGAAACAAAATTAATTGTTACAAAATTTTACATGATGCAGCACTCGCTGTTGGTGGGAATGCAATCAACATCAGCCGAGCGGCACGAGGGACTAGAAACCGGAAAACAGCATATGGATATGTCTGGAGGTATGAATAATGGCAATTGTAAATGGCAAAAAATTGCATCGTTCAAAAAATTGGAAAGTATTGATTTACGGGAAGCCAGGGGTTGGAAAAACCAGCGCTGCAAGAGAACTGAGCGGTAAAACGCTTTTGCTGTCACTAGATAATAGCCATCGTGTTCTTGCTGACTTTGACATTGATGTATGGAAAGATCCAACGCTAGATCCAGATGACGAATCAGCAATGTTTGACCGCATTCATCCCAATGAATCACTAACACGTTTTTTAGAAGAGCATGGAACAAACAAGAATGATTACACGAATTTTGTTATAGACAATGTCTCTTCCCTTGAAAAAGACTGGTTTGTTGAGCAAGGACGCAAAAGCCATAACAAAATTAGCAATGAGATTCAGGACTATGGGATGTGGAGCAACTATTTTTCTAGAATTATGACAACGATATTACTCATTCCAAATGTTAACGTACTAGTAACTGCTTGGGAGAACACACGAGATGTTACGAGCGAAACTGGACAATCGTTCAGCCAGTATGCACCAGCAATTCGTGACAGCGTACGTGACGGACTATTAGGCCTGACGGACGTTGTAGGACGCGTTGTAGTCAATCCCAAGACTGATGGACGTGGCGTCATTCTTGAGGGAACTGATGCAATCTTTGCTAAAAACAGACTAGACAATCGGAAACTGGTGCCAATTAATGAGCTGTTCAATTTTGGAAATCAGGAAAAGCAAAGCAAACAGGAGGACTAAAGCATGGGAATCAAAATGGACTATTCAAAAGCAGCAGAAGGAAACGGCGACATTCAGAACGGTGTATATGAATGTGTTATTAACCGTTTCGGATTTGACAACTACAAAGATCGTGAGTTCATCAAGTTCGACCTAATCGTACGCAATGACGTTCCACAGAAATATCAGAACAAGCATATCTTCGACAACCAGTATCCGAAAAAGGACACCGGAGAGTATGCAATGAGTTACCTGTTCATGATTGGCAAAAATGCTGGCATTCCAGATCACAAAGAATGGAATGATCTTGCCTCAATGCTTCGTGACTTTGCTGGACACGCTGTTAAAGTAACCGTCAAAAACGAAGAGTACAACGGTAAAACCTATCCGCATATCAAGAAGTGGGAGCCAACAGCCTTTCCGCAGATTCAGCATCGTTGGAAAGACAGCAAAGATGCGTCTTCTTCAAATTATAATCCATCTTTCGGCACACCGGCACAAGCGAGCCAAGCCAATACGGCCGATCCATTTGCCAATAGCGGTCAGCCAATCGATGTTAGCGATGATGATCTTCCATTCTGATTTGAGGTGATCACATGGCAGACGGAGGCTGGATAAAAGTATACCGAAAAATACGCCAGTCCTTCGTATGGACTGACGCGAATCAGTTGAAGCTTTGGTTGCTTATTTTGATGAAAGCATCTCATGAGGGTAACCGGTTTTTGTTCAATGGTCAGCAGGTGGACGTGTCCAGCGGACAATTCGTCACGGGGCGCGACGCACTGGCATTTGAGTTCAACGAAGGTGTTAAGCGTGACCATCGGATTGTTGCAAGAACGTTATGGAGATGGATAAAGCAATTTGAAAAAGAGCAAATGTTGTCCATCAAATCAACCCCGCAATACAGCGTCATTACAGTGATTGAGTGGTCAACATATCAAGACGGTGACCATCAAGTGTCCATCGACCGTCCATCAAGTGTCCATCACTTGTCCACAATCAAGAATGCTAAGAATGCTAAGAATGCAAAGAAAGAAGATAGTCAGCAATCACGCAAGCGTGAATATGCTGACGACTCTCCTGAAATGATTGAAGCTGTCTATCTCTGGAAAAAGATCAAAGGCAACAACCCTGAGCATAGAAAACCAAACTTGCAGTCTTGGGCTGATGACATTAGAAAGATGCACGAGTTGGATCATCGACCATTCGATAAGATTCATAAAATGATTGACTGGTGTCAGTTCGATTCATTCTGGCAAACAAACATTCTAAGCGCATCAAAGCTGAGATCGAAGTACGACACCATGG
Above is a window of Lacticaseibacillus casei DSM 20011 = JCM 1134 = ATCC 393 DNA encoding:
- a CDS encoding tyrosine-type recombinase/integrase; this encodes MAVFKRANRKSKPWGFQYSYKVDGISKQKTSFYKTRKEAKAAEAEYLTSTGGSVKIDPVITFADWYDKWLHTYKIRSVSELTMTKYATSGTIIRNYFKDLKLIDLTRMVYQQFINNYIDDGYGHKHARQSVQKLHSHAHQAIMAAADEGLIRRDYAAHAELGGTAGRSEDTKFLEADQFEKLRDYVDQFANPQRIALMMVQTAIYSGARLGEIGGLTWEDIDEKKSTISIDKTFKYRFVIRGADGSWPDREEVFGPTKTPSSVRTIKVSPVLIASLHKLILADKIKAISNPYHLLFLGPTGLPIYSNGVNKELRRALKHLGIERPGFGFHGLRHTHGSYLLYKGLDIQYVSHRLGHENVGITTKIYTHLLDAMTQKQDEKALNVL
- a CDS encoding ImmA/IrrE family metallo-endopeptidase, which encodes MNEMLANVLNYAYDHKISYSMVPFDNSETPPTCNTELRLIVLNSNWYQPNEMAFQAAHECSHVLNGDRGKFKYSNFYSKSRTEGNANKRALSIVIPMYFKDIEADEANLFQFMNDLAIPSWLEDTASSSINSYYQRNFLI
- a CDS encoding helix-turn-helix domain-containing protein, producing the protein MTLFERIQKVSREHAMSLRELNEKAGLGTNAIYRWKKTKPSADKLQAVADVLHVSVDYLLGNTDNPSPKSSVKPPDLADDNLFMYQGKPIPEEDMETLRYILDSYRKKRGKNHE
- a CDS encoding phage antirepressor, which encodes MNELQHFDFKGQQVRTVVVDNEPMFVGKDIAEVLGYSKPANAVNKYVPDKFKGVTKLMTPGGKQDFVVIAEPGLYKLVFKSDMPNADEFTDWVAEKVLPSIRKHGAYMTPETIEKAIYNPDFIINLATQLKDEQAKTAALTADNETMKPKALFADAVATSHTTILVGDLAKVLKQNGVDIGAKRLFAWLREQGYLIKRIGADYNSPTQRAMELGLFEVKETAISHSDGHVTVQKTPKVTGKGQQYFINKFLQKEAV
- a CDS encoding DUF771 domain-containing protein, coding for MPLTKLDIRPITPPENWRMDLGGKTWTITDVAKELHRKVDYVKDNVIKPNRLQLDAEHGGPVRWSKGHGSPYLIKAREMSYWIDKNWQQIQKGGWS
- a CDS encoding siphovirus Gp157 family protein, with the translated sequence MSVLYDLTDKLTSLQRMAESGNADPQAIADTMEMVDGDFEDKAVGYVKVYRSIEADVKEIDAEIRRLQERKTSAKKNAATIKSRLAQAMVETGREHIHTPLFSIYTRRTMSVEAPEDPNKLPPEFIKTTLMVNKADLKKALQAGREVPNARLVENIGLGVR
- a CDS encoding HNH endonuclease produces the protein MMVDKETWLDVDGYEGLYKVSSLGNVSTTRRQGTTGKPLKPILENTGYFSVRLCKYGHTKKYYVHRLVAAAFLGFYPLMQVNHKNEVRNDNRISNLEWVTPKNNCNYGNHNSRMAATNRGGKKWVIQYDLKGNKINCYKILHDAALAVGGNAINISRAARGTRNRKTAYGYVWRYE
- a CDS encoding AAA family ATPase, with the translated sequence MMAIVNGKKLHRSKNWKVLIYGKPGVGKTSAARELSGKTLLLSLDNSHRVLADFDIDVWKDPTLDPDDESAMFDRIHPNESLTRFLEEHGTNKNDYTNFVIDNVSSLEKDWFVEQGRKSHNKISNEIQDYGMWSNYFSRIMTTILLIPNVNVLVTAWENTRDVTSETGQSFSQYAPAIRDSVRDGLLGLTDVVGRVVVNPKTDGRGVILEGTDAIFAKNRLDNRKLVPINELFNFGNQEKQSKQED
- a CDS encoding DUF669 domain-containing protein; protein product: MGIKMDYSKAAEGNGDIQNGVYECVINRFGFDNYKDREFIKFDLIVRNDVPQKYQNKHIFDNQYPKKDTGEYAMSYLFMIGKNAGIPDHKEWNDLASMLRDFAGHAVKVTVKNEEYNGKTYPHIKKWEPTAFPQIQHRWKDSKDASSSNYNPSFGTPAQASQANTADPFANSGQPIDVSDDDLPF